The Elaeis guineensis isolate ETL-2024a chromosome 14, EG11, whole genome shotgun sequence genomic sequence GAACACCTGGGGGAGCGAGAAAGGCCGGCCCTTTCCCAGCAGCGCCTGCAGCTCCCGCCGGTAGGCGGCGTCCATCGACACGTCCCGCTCGTCGACGGCGACGCGGAAGCCGCGGAGGATGGCGCGAACGGTGCAGCAGTCCTCGTGGGTCCGACGGATGCCGCGGAGGGACGTGGAGAACAGGACGACCTTGGGGCGCTTGGGCTCATCGGCGAGGTGCTTCCAGAGGGGTTTAACGGCGGGATGCTCGTCCTTGGCCTTGATCGCgcgatggtggtggtggtggtggtacgTGAGGGATCGGGGGAGGAGGTAGGGCTTCTTGGAGGCGGAGGTTGGGGAAGGGAGGTCGTCGAGGCCGTCCATGAGGTCCCAGGCGTTGATGACGGCGGTGGGTGAGGCAGAGGCCGCGGCGAGCTGGGGATCGGGGTCGTCTAGGGTTTTGAGGGAGCCGTAGGTGGTGGAGG encodes the following:
- the LOC105057633 gene encoding uncharacterized protein At5g39865, giving the protein MGCAASRGRCIAFSPTPAPSLSLPPPPPPPPPPPLPTLLLGRTPTLSSPIVVHHPSLHQGDSTHLVSLTSTTYGSLKTLDDPDPQLAAASASPTAVINAWDLMDGLDDLPSPTSASKKPYLLPRSLTYHHHHHHRAIKAKDEHPAVKPLWKHLADEPKRPKVVLFSTSLRGIRRTHEDCCTVRAILRGFRVAVDERDVSMDAAYRRELQALLGKGRPFSLPQVFVGGRCLGGAEEIRQLHEAGEVGRLLEGVAAEDPAFVCGGCGGVRFVPCPNCSGSRKVFVEEEGRIRRCEECNENGLVRCPNCCS